TGAGCTCATGCTCCCCATCTTGCCGGCCGCGCCGCTCACGAGTACGTCGATCACATCTCCTCCCAGACGAAGTCCTGCGTCACGGCGCGAAACGGCTCGACGCGCGGGCCGATGCAGGTCGTGGACCACTTCTTAGGATCGTAGTAGCGGCGTACGGCGCGCAACACATCTTCCCTGGTCACTGCCTCCAACTGCGCCAGCACTTCGTCGACAGTCAGAACCGGAAGATCCATGATGACCGCTCGTCCCAGAGCATGCATGCGGCTGGAGGGGCTCTCCATGCTCAGGACCAGCTGGCCTTTGAGGTGGTTCTTGGCATGCTCAATCGCATCGTCATCGATGTCGTCGACGAGCTTGCTCATCACGTCGAGGATGACCTTCATCGCTTCGCCGAGCGCCTCGGAGCGCGAACCGAAGTAGATCGCCGTCAAGCCCGCGTCGGAGTACTGCGACGCGTACGAGTACACCGAGTAAGCGAGCCCCCGCTTCTCGCGCACCTCCTGGAAGAGTCGTGAGCTCCAAGACGCCCCGAGGATCGTGTCGACGACGAAGACGGCGAAGCGATCGTCGTCGCTTCGTCGCGGCCCCGGACCGCCGAGACAGACGTGGAACTGCTCCGTCTCCTTGCGCGTGAAGCGCGCCACATGGCGAAAGCCGGGCGTGCTGAGCGCCGGTCGCGGCACGATCGCTCCCGGCTCAGGGCGAAAATGCCGTTCAGCGAGCTCGCATACATGGTCGTGGTCGACCTGACCGCAAGCCGAGACCACCACCGCCGGGTTGACGTAGTGCGTGTCGTGATAGGCGCGCACGGCATCGTAGTTGAGCGCCGCCAACGTCTCACTTCGCCCGATGATCGGCCGTCCCAGAGGATGCTCGCCGAAGACGACTTCGGCCAGATCGTCATGGATGAGCTCGGGCGGCGAGTCTTCGTACATCGCCACCTCTTCGAGCACGACCTCACGCTCCTGATCGAGTTCGGCGAACGACGGACGCGCCACCATCTCGGCAATCACCTCGAAAGCCGTATCGAGATCGGTGTCGAGAAGGCGCGCGTTGACGAGTGTGTTTTCCTTGGACGTCGACGCGTTGGGTTCGCCGCCCATATCGTCGAAGATGCGGGCGATGTCGAGGGCGCTGTAGCGCCGCGAACCCTTGAAGAGCAGGTGCTCGATGAAGTGGGAAACGCCGGCCTGCTCGTCCGGCTCGGAGCGCGATCCGGCGGCGATCCAGACGCCGAGGGCTACCGAGCGCACAGAAGACATGCGCTCGGTAGCCACCCGAATACTGTTCTCCAGTGTCGAGAGGCGATGTGCCTCGGCGGGTTTCATGGCGACTAACTCGCCTCGGGCCCTCGCAGCAACGACAGCCCGATACGATTACGTGCCTTGTCGATCTCGACCACTTCGACGGTCACCATGTCGCCGCGTTTGACGACGTCCTCAACCGACTTCACACGCTCGCCCTTGGGCGCCAGACGCGAAATATGGATGAGCCCGTCGGTGCCCTTCTTGAGCTCGACGAAGGCGCCGAAGTCGGTCGTCTTGACGACCTTGCCCGTGAAGACGTCGCCGACTTCCACATCCTTGGTCATAGACTGAATGCGACTGATGACACCCTGCGCCGACTCCTGATCCGGAGCACAGATGAAGATCGTGCCGTCTTCTTGGATGTCGATGTCGGCGCCGAACTCGTCGGTCATGCCGCGAATGGTCTCGCCGCCCTTGCCGATGACGAGCCCGATCTGATCGGGGTTGATCTGGATCGTGAAGATGCGCGGCGCCCACTGGGAGAGCTCGCCGCGCGGCTCCGGCAGAGTCTCGAGCATGCGCTCGAGAATGAAGAGCCGCGCTACCCGCGCCTGCTCGAGCGCCTCAGCGAGGATCTCGAACGTAACACCCTTGATCTTGATGTCCATCTGCAACGCGGTGATGCCGGCCGCCGTCCCGGCGACCTTGAAGTCCATGTCGCCGAGATGATCCTCAACGCCGGCGATATCGGTGAGGACGACATAGTCGTCACCCTCCTTGATGAGCCCCATGGCGATGCCGGCGACCGGCGCCGTGATTTGCACACCGGCATCCATCAGCGAAAGCGTCGAGCCGCAAACGCTCGCCATCGACGATGAGCCGTTGGACTCGAGGATCTCGGAGACGATGCGCGTCGTGTACGGGAAGTCGACTTCGTTCGGGAGTACCGGAACGAGCGCGCGCTCGGCGAGCGCCCCGTGACCGATATCGCGCCGCTTCGGTCCGCGCATGAAGCCGGTCTCACCGACTGAGAACGGCGGGAAGTTGTAGTGGTGCAGGTACCGCTTCTTGTCCTCGATGCCGAGACCATCGATGCGTTGAAACTCGCCGGTGCCGCCGAGCGTGAGAAGGCTCAGCGCCTGAGTCTGGCCACGGGTGAAGAGCGCGCTCCCGTGCGTGCGCGGAATGAGGCCGACTTCGCAGCTGATCGGCCTGATCTCCGTTGTGCCCCGACCGTCCGGACGGCGCTTCTGCACGGCGATGCGATCGCGGATCAGGTCCTTCTCGAGCTTGGCGAGAGCGCGACGTACGTGAATGCCGCGCTCGGTCGACGCAGTCTCGTCGATGAGGGCTTCCACGGCCGTCCGCTTCACCTCGGCGATGGCGTCTTGACGCTCCTGCTTCTCGATGAGCTGCGTTGCCGCGTCCAGCGATGCTCCGTAGCCGATCCGCACTTCTTCGAGAATCTGCTCATCGATCGTCCACTCGGCGACATCCCACTTCGGCTTGCCGCACAGCCGCTGCAGTTCTAGCTGCGCGGCGATGATCTTCTTGATCTCTTCGTGCGCCAAGCGCAGCGCGTCGACGACCAGCCCCTCCGGTACCTGCTGTGCCCCGGCCTCGACCATCACAATGGCATCGGCAGTGCCGGTCACAACCAGGTCGAGCTCCGACTCTTCTTCCAGTTGCGTCAGCGTCGGGTTGATGACGAACTCGTCTTCGATACGTCCGACGCGTACGGAGCCGATCGGTCCCTCGAAGGGGATCTCGCTCAACGTCAGCGCCGCCGACGCGCCAATCGTGGCCAAGACGTCGTGAGCATTCTCGAGATCCACGGACAGCACCGTAGCCACCACGTGCACCTCGTTCATGAACCCGGTCTTGAACAGCGGCCGGATGGGGCGATCGATCTGGCGCGCAGCCAGGATCGCCTTCTCGCTCGGACGCGACTCGCGCTTGATGAAGCCGCCGGGGATCTTGCCGGCTGCGTAGTGCCGCTCTTCGACGTCGACCGTGAGCGGGAAGAAGTCCTGACCCTCACGAACGTCCTCGCGCCCAACGGCGGTGACGAGGACGACCGTATCGCCGCAACGGGCGAGCACGGCACCGTTGGCCTGCTTAGCTAGGCGCCCCGTCTCCAACGAGATGGTCTTGCCGCCGATCTCAACCTGAACTGTATTCATCTGTCCCTTCGTCTCTGGACCCGGCGCCCCATTGCGCGCGGGAGCTTCTGCCGGCTGGGTGCACGGTGCACTCAACGGCGCAGGCGGCCGGTGGCCGCCTGCGGGTGTTACTTGCGGAGCTCAAGCTCCTTGATCAACGAGCGATACCGCTCGAGATCGCGAGCCTGGAGATAGTTCAGCAGCCGACGCCGCTGGCCGACCATCTTGAGCAGGCCGCGACGGCTGTGGTGGTCCTTCTTGTGAGTCTTGAGGTGCTCGGTGAGCGTGCTGATACGCGCAGTGAGAAGTGCGATCTGCACCTCGGGGGAGCCAGTATCGCCCTCGTGCTGGGCGTGTTTGGCGATGATGCTCTCTTTGTTCTCTTTGGTAACTGCCATGTCTGATTCACCTCCCTTACAGGAGTCTCCGGGAACCCAGTCGCAGGTAGGCAGCCCGCAACCGCGTAATCGGTCGGGCTAGGGTAGCACAGGCGTCAGCACGACGAAACCGCGGGAGCGGCGATCACGAGGACGGCAGAGGGACGAGTCCTACATCGGCGAACGCCGCGTCATCGAGCCGTGCCACCACGTCGATGTCACGCCGCATGGCCACGCGCAGGGCGGCGGCGTCGGCAAAACGCCGCTCATCGCGGATCTTGGCGAGAAAGTCGAGACGCAGCAAGTGGCCATACAGATCACCCTCGAAACCGAGCAGAAAGGCCTCCGTGATGTCGGCCAGGGGTGCGTCACCGTTGAAGGTGGGATTGCGTCCGATATTGACCGCCGCGCGGTACCACGCACCGTCGACGTAGGCACGCGCCACGTACACGCCGCGACCGGGACGCATGGCGTCGGCGGTGACCTCAAGGTTGGCGGTCGGCACACCGAGGGCCCTGCCCCGCCCCGCCCCGGATTGCACGCGAGCGGCCACGGAGGGCGGCCGACCGAGAATCTCGCGCACCTCATCGATTACCCCCGACGCCAGCAGCCCGCGAATGCGTGTGGAGCTGATCGTCTGGCCGCGTTCGGACATGAGACGCAGCACGATCGTTTCGAAGCCGTGGACCCGGCCACACGCGGCGAGCATCGCAGCGTCGCCGGTGCCGCCGGCGCCGAAGCTGAAGTTCTCGCCGACGACCACCACCCGCGCCCCGAGCTTGGCGACGAGCACCTCTCCACAGAAGCGCTCCGCCGACATCGCCGCCATATCCACATCGAACGGCAAGAGGACGAGCTCGTCGGGACCAAGGTCGGCGATCAGCCGCATGCGCTCTTCGAGCGTAGTGAGCAGTCGTGGCGCCGCGGTCGGGTTGACGATCGAGAGAGGATGTCGTTCGAAGGTGAGCACGGCGCTGCGCAGATCGCGAGCGCGAGCCTCGTCGATCGCGCGAGTGATCGCGGCGCGGTGACCGACGTGCACGCCGTCGAACATGCCGATGGCGAGCGCCCTCGGTCGCTCAAGCACATCTCCGAGTCCGCGAACGACGTCCATCAGAACTTCACGAGCAGCCGGAGCGCGAGTCCCTCATCCGATGGTCCGTACACTGCAATCAGCTCGCCGCGGTACATCACGCGCACAGGTTCTTGCGGGCCGCCGGGCAAGCGCGCGCCGTTGCGCACGGCCACCACCTGCGCGGCAGAGAGCTGAATGATCGGCATGAACTGAAGCGCCGCTCCGGCCGGCATCAAGGATGGGATCGACGCGTCGCCGGGAGCGCGCTCGTCCACCGCGTCCTCAAAGTCCGCCAGAGAGAGTCCATCCTCGAGCGCAAGCTCCCCGATCGCCGTCCGCGCCAACTCCTCGAGGTGCGCGCCGACACCGACGGCCTCCCCTACGTCGATCGCCAACTGGCGCACGTACGTGCCCTTGGAACAGGCGATGTGGCAGCGCATCTCCTGAGTCGCCTCATCGAAGGAGAGGATGTCGATCGCCGTAATCTCAACCTCCTTCACCGGTGTCTCGACAACCTCGCCGCGATGCGCCTTGCGATAGAGCCGTTCGCCGTCGACCTTGACCGCCGACGTCATCGGAACACGCTGCGCGATATTGCCGAGAAACTTCGGCAGGACTGCTTCGACGGCCGCACGCGTCGTCGTCAGACCCGATGGGGTGAGCGCGCCGGTATGGTCGCCCGTGTCGGAGCGCACGCCGAACTTCATCGTGCACACGTACTCCTTGGGCAGGTCCACGAAGAACCGCGCGAGCTTCGTCGCCCTTCCGACCAGCACGACCAGCAGGCCCGTCGCAAACGGATCGAGTGTGCCAGCATGCCCGACCTTGCTCACCGCCGGCCGCAGCTTGCGACGCACGCGCGCAACGACATCGTGCGACGTCAGACCGACCGGCTTGTCGATCAGGAGGACGCCGTCGACAAGCGCTTTGCGAGTTCGGAACTCAGCCACGCCTCTACCTCCCCCGGACTCTCGTCGCTCGAGAATCCTGCCGCGAGCCGGTGCCCGCCGCCTCCACGCAGTGCCGCGATCGCGCGCACGTCGAGTGCATCGGCGCGCAAGCTCACGCGCACCCGCGACCCTGTGGCCTGCTCCTTGATCACTCCCGCCACGTTGACACCGTCGACGGCACGCAGCGCATCGACGATTCCCTCCGTATCCTCGTCTGTAGCCCCGGTCGCAGCGAAATCCGCCTGTGTCAACGTGGCGATGAGCGCTGCCCCATTACCTACTGTGCGCGCGGCGCCGATGGCGCGCGCCCAGAGCCGCAGCGCGGCGGGCGAGCGCGACTCGTAGAGGCGCCGATACACATCCGTGACGTCGACGCCGATCTCCCGTAACCACGCCGCCTGCGCAAACGTCGCCGCGCTGGTCGACGTGTGGCGGAAGTGACCGGTGTCGAACGAAATACCGGCGAACAACGCCCGCGCGGCCTGCGGGCTCGGCACGAGCCCGAGAGCGCGGTCGATCTCGCAAACGATCTCGGAGGCGCTACTCGTCTCCGGACGCAGAAGTACGAGGTCGCCGAAGCCGTCGTTGTCGCCGTGGTGGTCGATATTGACGACACTACCCGTCCAGCCGTCAAGCGCCAGGGCCACACGCGCACGCGTGCCGGAGTCGACGACGTAGAGCGTCGTGTCGACGTCGGGAATACCGCGCACGATCGCCGCCGAGTCGCCGAGCAAGTACTCGGCAAGCGGCACAACAACGTCGCGATCGACATAGAGCGCCGCTTGGACCCCGAGCTGCCGAAACGCGTCCAGCATCCCGGCGCAGGCGCCGACGGCGTCGACGTCGGGCTTCTCGTGAATGGCGACCCCTGCGCGGTCTTCCTGCAACATGCGCCGACACACAGCAGCCACGTCGCCGCGCAAGATGCTCACGCGGACGTGCCTTCGTCGACATCGCCGGTATCGGCACCGCGCTCGTCGTCGGCGCCGTCGACGAAGATCTCCGGCGCTTCCACACCCAGCAGCGACTCTTCCTGCTCGAAAAGCTCAGCCAGATGCATGGCACGGTCGAGCGTCTCGTCGTAGACGAACTCCAATTGCGGCGTACGCTTCATACGCAGCGACTCGCCGAGGCGCGACTGAAGGTATCCCCGCGATCGCTCGAGCGCCGCCATCGTCGCCTGGCGCTCGTCATCGGAACCGAGGACGCTCACGAACACTCTGGCGTGCCGCAGGTCGGTCGAGGTCTCGACGCCGGTCACCGTAACGAAGCCCACGCGCGGGTCCTTGAGCCCCGCGGTGGACAGCACGGTCGACAGCGTCTCCTTGATCGCCTCGTTGACCTTTAGGCTTCGAAGTCCCATAACGCATCGAGTGGGTCGGCCGTCTTGACGAGCACACGCGCGACTTCGTACTCCTGCGCGTGAAGGTAGCGATCGATCTCGTCGAGGCTCGTTTCCGCATTGTGCTGCGACGACGCCGCCAGCACGATGAGCACACGAGCGCGTTGCCACACGTCCTGGAAGCCCACCTCGCTGAACGCAGCGTGGAAGCGGCCCCGCACCACGTCGCGCAGCGACACGAGCGGGGCGCGCTTCTCCTTGAGCGATCTGCTCACCGGGAAGTGAAGATCGGCGAGCAGGACACCGATGGTCGCGTTACACGTCACGCGCGACTTCTCTCGTTTCGTACACCTCGAGAACGTCGCCCTCTTTGAGGTCATTGAAGCCATCGACGAGGATGCCGCACTCGAACCCTTCCTGAACCTCTCTCGCATCCTCCTTGAAGCGCTTGAGCGAGGCGATCTTACTGTCGTGCACAACCACGTCGTCGCGCAGGACACGCACGCTCCCGTTGCGAACGACGGTACCGTGGATGACCATGCAGCCCGCGATCGTGCCGATCTTGGACGCCTTGAAGGTCGTGCGCACCTCGGCCTGCCCGAGAACGACCTCGGTGAAGGCCGGCTTCAACATGCCGACCAACGCTGCGGTGATGTCCTCGGTCACCTTGTAGATCACACGGTACGTACGCACATCGACACCCTCGTTCTCAGCCAGAGCCGTAGCCGCCGGGCTGGGGCGCACGTTGAAACCGATGATGATCGCCGATGAGGCGCTGGCCAGCATGATGTCGTTCTCGTTGATGCCACCCACACCCGAGTGAATGATGCGCACCTTGACCTCGGGGTGCTGGATCTTGAGCAGCGCGTCGCTCAAGGCCTCGATGCTGCCCTGTACGTCGGCCTTGACGACGAGATTCAGATCGAGAACCTTGCCGGCCGCGATGCGTGCGAACACGTCGTCCAGCGTGAGAGCATGCTGCCGCGCCAGTGCTTCCGACTTCAGTCGGTTGGCGCGCCGCTGAGCGAGAGAACGCGCCATGCGCTCATCCTTCACCACACGGCAGAACTCACCTGCACCGGGAAGCTCGTCGAAGCCGATGATCTCGACCGGCGTGGAGGGTGTGCCGCTCTTGAGCGGCTCGCCGCGAAAGTCGCGCATGGCCCGCACGCGACCGCTCGCCTCGCCGGCGACAATGGCATCGCCGACGTGGATGGTGCCGCGGTTGACCAGCATCGTCGCGGCGACACCACGGCCGGGGTCTACCCGCGATTCGAGAATGTATCCGCTGGCCGGAGCGTCGGGATTCGCCTTGAGATCGGCCACCTCGGCGATCAGGAGCAGCATGTCGAGGAAGTTGTCGAGACCGATCCGCTTCTTGGCCGAGACCTCGACGAAGATGTTCTCTCCGCCCCACTCTTCGGGCACGATCCCGTGATCGGCGAGCTGCTGCTTAATGCGATCGATGTTGGCGCCAGGCTTGTCGATCTTGTTGATGACGATGAGGATCGGGACCTGCGCGGCCTTGGCATGTGCGATCGCCTCGACAGTCTGCGGCATCACGCCGTCGTCGGCCGCCACCACGATGGCCGCGATATCGGTGATCTTGGCGCCGCGAGCCCGCATGGCCGTGAAGGCCGCGTGACCCGGAGTGTCGATGAACGTGATGAGATGGCCATTGTGCTTGATTTGATACGCGCCGATATGCTGCGTGATGCCTCCGGCCTCACCAACCGCCACGGCCGTGTGCCGTATCGCGTCCAGCAAACTGGTCTTGCCGTGGTCGACGTGGCCCATCACCGTGATGACAGAGGGACGCGGATGCAGATCCTCAGGCGCATCGACCGCTTCCGCCTCCAGCGCCGCCTCTTCGTCGGCCGCGTGCACGATCTCGATCTCGCGATTGAAGTCGGTCGCGAGCACCTCGATCGCCTCGTCGCTGAGAGTCTGCGCGATGGTCACCATCTCACCGTAACCCATAAGCGCCTTGATGATCTCCGGCGTGGAGACACCGAGAAGCTGGGAGACGTCCTTCACCGTTGAGCCGGATGGAATCTTGACGATCCCCGTCGGCGAGACCGGAGCCGCGTGCTCCTCGCGACCTGTACCGCGACCGCGGCCGCGACGCCGATCGCGGCCGCTCTGAGGGCCACCAGCCTTGCGCGATGCACCCGCGTCGATGATGACACGCCGACGCTTCCCCGCCGCGTTGCCGGTGGCACGCCGCCGAACGTTGCCCGCCGGTGGTGCAATTGCCTTGTCCAGCGTCTCGTCAGCGACGTCGATCTCGCCGTTGACGACCTCGATTCCTGCCTTCTTGAGGTGGGCGAGCACATCGTCGACGCTCGTCTTTCGCTGCGTCGCGATGTCCGTGACCTTCCGCTTGGTCGTCATTCACCTCACCGCCTTTCGTCAACTCGCGTGCCCTCCACGGCTGCTCGCACCGCGGGGTCGAGACTAATCGAGGCGCGAAAGGCGCGGTCAAACGCGCGCCGCTTCTCAGCCGCCTCCAAGCATCTCGCATCGGGACACAGGTATGCGCTCCTGCCCGGCGAGCCGGGCCGGGCGAGCGCCACGCGCCCACCCTCGTTCTTCAATCGTACCAGCTCGGCTTGACCGCGCTTGCGGCGGCAGCCGACACAGCTTCGCTCCGGCGCCGACAAGAGGGTCACTCCTCGTCGATCTGCGGTGACCCAGCGTCCTCCGCCACTGCCGTCTCGGGCACGGGTTGCTGCGGCTCGCCGGCACGTGCCGCGGGAGCCGACTCCTCATAACCAGCATGAATGCTGCAGTATCTCGATCCCGGCTCGGCTTGGTTGGGGCAGCGCTTGCCGGTACGCATCACCGCCATGCATTGACCATCCACGCCCTCGTCCTCGTCGAACTCAAGGGCGCTCTCGGCGTCCGCCATCTGCTGCTGGCTCTTGATGTCGATACGCCAACCGGTGAGCTTGCTCGCCAGGCGCGCGTTCTGACCTTCCTTGCCGATCGCCAGCGAAAGCTGATCGTCGGGCACGACAATCGTCGCCGAGCGCTCGTCGTCGTCGACGATGACCTCGCGCACGCGCGCCGGTGACAGCGCCTTGGCGACGAAGCGTGCGGGATCGTCGTGATACGGGATGATGTCGATGCGTTCGCCGCGCAACTCGCTCACCACCATGCGCACCCGCGAACCCCTCGGCCCCACGCAGGCGCCGACCGGATCAACACCCTCGGCGTGCGAGATGACGGCGATCTTGCAGCGACCGGGCGTCGGTTTGCCGTCCTTGCCGCGATAGCCGGTCTCGCGCGCCACGTACTTGATCTCGATAAG
This sequence is a window from Thermoleophilia bacterium. Protein-coding genes within it:
- a CDS encoding pitrilysin family protein, which gives rise to MKPAEAHRLSTLENSIRVATERMSSVRSVALGVWIAAGSRSEPDEQAGVSHFIEHLLFKGSRRYSALDIARIFDDMGGEPNASTSKENTLVNARLLDTDLDTAFEVIAEMVARPSFAELDQEREVVLEEVAMYEDSPPELIHDDLAEVVFGEHPLGRPIIGRSETLAALNYDAVRAYHDTHYVNPAVVVSACGQVDHDHVCELAERHFRPEPGAIVPRPALSTPGFRHVARFTRKETEQFHVCLGGPGPRRSDDDRFAVFVVDTILGASWSSRLFQEVREKRGLAYSVYSYASQYSDAGLTAIYFGSRSEALGEAMKVILDVMSKLVDDIDDDAIEHAKNHLKGQLVLSMESPSSRMHALGRAVIMDLPVLTVDEVLAQLEAVTREDVLRAVRRYYDPKKWSTTCIGPRVEPFRAVTQDFVWEEM
- the ribF gene encoding riboflavin biosynthesis protein RibF, which gives rise to MDVVRGLGDVLERPRALAIGMFDGVHVGHRAAITRAIDEARARDLRSAVLTFERHPLSIVNPTAAPRLLTTLEERMRLIADLGPDELVLLPFDVDMAAMSAERFCGEVLVAKLGARVVVVGENFSFGAGGTGDAAMLAACGRVHGFETIVLRLMSERGQTISSTRIRGLLASGVIDEVREILGRPPSVAARVQSGAGRGRALGVPTANLEVTADAMRPGRGVYVARAYVDGAWYRAAVNIGRNPTFNGDAPLADITEAFLLGFEGDLYGHLLRLDFLAKIRDERRFADAAALRVAMRRDIDVVARLDDAAFADVGLVPLPSS
- a CDS encoding DUF503 domain-containing protein, with the translated sequence MTCNATIGVLLADLHFPVSRSLKEKRAPLVSLRDVVRGRFHAAFSEVGFQDVWQRARVLIVLAASSQHNAETSLDEIDRYLHAQEYEVARVLVKTADPLDALWDFEA
- the truB gene encoding tRNA pseudouridine(55) synthase TruB: MAEFRTRKALVDGVLLIDKPVGLTSHDVVARVRRKLRPAVSKVGHAGTLDPFATGLLVVLVGRATKLARFFVDLPKEYVCTMKFGVRSDTGDHTGALTPSGLTTTRAAVEAVLPKFLGNIAQRVPMTSAVKVDGERLYRKAHRGEVVETPVKEVEITAIDILSFDEATQEMRCHIACSKGTYVRQLAIDVGEAVGVGAHLEELARTAIGELALEDGLSLADFEDAVDERAPGDASIPSLMPAGAALQFMPIIQLSAAQVVAVRNGARLPGGPQEPVRVMYRGELIAVYGPSDEGLALRLLVKF
- a CDS encoding bifunctional oligoribonuclease/PAP phosphatase NrnA — translated: MSILRGDVAAVCRRMLQEDRAGVAIHEKPDVDAVGACAGMLDAFRQLGVQAALYVDRDVVVPLAEYLLGDSAAIVRGIPDVDTTLYVVDSGTRARVALALDGWTGSVVNIDHHGDNDGFGDLVLLRPETSSASEIVCEIDRALGLVPSPQAARALFAGISFDTGHFRHTSTSAATFAQAAWLREIGVDVTDVYRRLYESRSPAALRLWARAIGAARTVGNGAALIATLTQADFAATGATDEDTEGIVDALRAVDGVNVAGVIKEQATGSRVRVSLRADALDVRAIAALRGGGGHRLAAGFSSDESPGEVEAWLSSELAKRLSTASS
- the infB gene encoding translation initiation factor IF-2 gives rise to the protein MTTKRKVTDIATQRKTSVDDVLAHLKKAGIEVVNGEIDVADETLDKAIAPPAGNVRRRATGNAAGKRRRVIIDAGASRKAGGPQSGRDRRRGRGRGTGREEHAAPVSPTGIVKIPSGSTVKDVSQLLGVSTPEIIKALMGYGEMVTIAQTLSDEAIEVLATDFNREIEIVHAADEEAALEAEAVDAPEDLHPRPSVITVMGHVDHGKTSLLDAIRHTAVAVGEAGGITQHIGAYQIKHNGHLITFIDTPGHAAFTAMRARGAKITDIAAIVVAADDGVMPQTVEAIAHAKAAQVPILIVINKIDKPGANIDRIKQQLADHGIVPEEWGGENIFVEVSAKKRIGLDNFLDMLLLIAEVADLKANPDAPASGYILESRVDPGRGVAATMLVNRGTIHVGDAIVAGEASGRVRAMRDFRGEPLKSGTPSTPVEIIGFDELPGAGEFCRVVKDERMARSLAQRRANRLKSEALARQHALTLDDVFARIAAGKVLDLNLVVKADVQGSIEALSDALLKIQHPEVKVRIIHSGVGGINENDIMLASASSAIIIGFNVRPSPAATALAENEGVDVRTYRVIYKVTEDITAALVGMLKPAFTEVVLGQAEVRTTFKASKIGTIAGCMVIHGTVVRNGSVRVLRDDVVVHDSKIASLKRFKEDAREVQEGFECGILVDGFNDLKEGDVLEVYETREVARDV
- the rpsO gene encoding 30S ribosomal protein S15 translates to MAVTKENKESIIAKHAQHEGDTGSPEVQIALLTARISTLTEHLKTHKKDHHSRRGLLKMVGQRRRLLNYLQARDLERYRSLIKELELRK
- a CDS encoding YlxR family protein, coding for MTLLSAPERSCVGCRRKRGQAELVRLKNEGGRVALARPGSPGRSAYLCPDARCLEAAEKRRAFDRAFRASISLDPAVRAAVEGTRVDERR
- a CDS encoding polyribonucleotide nucleotidyltransferase, with translation MNTVQVEIGGKTISLETGRLAKQANGAVLARCGDTVVLVTAVGREDVREGQDFFPLTVDVEERHYAAGKIPGGFIKRESRPSEKAILAARQIDRPIRPLFKTGFMNEVHVVATVLSVDLENAHDVLATIGASAALTLSEIPFEGPIGSVRVGRIEDEFVINPTLTQLEEESELDLVVTGTADAIVMVEAGAQQVPEGLVVDALRLAHEEIKKIIAAQLELQRLCGKPKWDVAEWTIDEQILEEVRIGYGASLDAATQLIEKQERQDAIAEVKRTAVEALIDETASTERGIHVRRALAKLEKDLIRDRIAVQKRRPDGRGTTEIRPISCEVGLIPRTHGSALFTRGQTQALSLLTLGGTGEFQRIDGLGIEDKKRYLHHYNFPPFSVGETGFMRGPKRRDIGHGALAERALVPVLPNEVDFPYTTRIVSEILESNGSSSMASVCGSTLSLMDAGVQITAPVAGIAMGLIKEGDDYVVLTDIAGVEDHLGDMDFKVAGTAAGITALQMDIKIKGVTFEILAEALEQARVARLFILERMLETLPEPRGELSQWAPRIFTIQINPDQIGLVIGKGGETIRGMTDEFGADIDIQEDGTIFICAPDQESAQGVISRIQSMTKDVEVGDVFTGKVVKTTDFGAFVELKKGTDGLIHISRLAPKGERVKSVEDVVKRGDMVTVEVVEIDKARNRIGLSLLRGPEAS
- the rbfA gene encoding 30S ribosome-binding factor RbfA gives rise to the protein MGLRSLKVNEAIKETLSTVLSTAGLKDPRVGFVTVTGVETSTDLRHARVFVSVLGSDDERQATMAALERSRGYLQSRLGESLRMKRTPQLEFVYDETLDRAMHLAELFEQEESLLGVEAPEIFVDGADDERGADTGDVDEGTSA